The DNA sequence TTGCAGACTTTGTTTCCATGTATGGCGGTAAGCCGGAACTTTATACAGTGGACGATAAGAATCCTATTGATACGGTAGCATTAGAAGAATATCTCAAGGATAATCATGATTATAAGTATGCCACAGTAGTACATTGTGATACCCCAAGTGGTATGCTCAATGATATTGGAAGCATTTGCCCGCTTTTGAAAAAATATGGCATTATGACAGTAGTAGACTCTGTTTCAGCCATGTTTGGCGAAGAAGTACGGGTAGACGACTATCAGATTGATATTTTGTGCGGTGGTTCCCAGAAAGCGGTTTCCGCACCTCCGGGACTGACATTCGTGGTAGTAAGTGAAGATGCAAAAAAGGCGATGGCAGAGCGAAAGACACCGATTGCTTCTTTCTATGCTAACTTAAAAGTCTTTGAGGGATATTATGAGGCAAAGTGGTTCCCATATACCATGCCAATCAGTGACATTTACGGACTGCGGGCAGCTTTTGACAATATTGCAGCAGACAAAGATATGCTGGAGCGTCATGCAAAAATCGGAAATGCTTGCCGAAAAGCGGTGACAGAAGCGGGATTAAAACTGCACTTAGAGGCAGGATTTTCAAATACGGTTACGGTATTTGATGTACCGGGAGAAACAACTGCGAAAGAGATTCTGGATACCATGCGAAAGGAACACAATATCATGCTGGCAGGTTCCTTTGATACTCTGGCAGGACAAGTCATTCGTATCGGACATATGGGAAGTAATGCCAATGTAGAAGATATGTTAGAGACTTTAGGAGCATTAGACGATACCTTGAAAAAGCTGGGTGTTTCATTAAAGGCTGATATGAAAGAAGTATTTCAAAAGAATATGTAAGAGAAAAGATAAGGCATTTGGAGTATTCCGGATGCCTTAATTTGCTATAGGAGAAAGACATAATGAACTCTCGGAATCCTGAGTGTTCATGCCGGCGGAAACCCGGCATTGTACTTTGAAAAGTAAATATTATATGTGGAACGAAAAAATCGCACGAGAAATAAACATAGCTTTCACTATGTTTCAAAAAGTGGTATTATAGACAATAGGATTATGCTGCATTCAAAATCAACTTTCTGAGGGTAGATTCAAATGGCAAATCCCATGCATCCAGATGTTGTAGCATCAGGATGTGATAGAGTCGGCAGTACCACATCTTTGTTGAGCGGTGTCTGCCGTCTTCTAATTTAAAGTCTAATTTCTCACGTTTATTTGAACGTTCCGCAGATGTTCTTGCGTTATACTCCAGCTTCCATTCATTGCTGCTTCTTGGTGGATTATTAAATAATCTTGGGTTATCATTCATTACCAAATGAACGGTACGCCCATATTTGGCATCAGAGCACGGATTATCGCAGGTGCAGGAAATACAACCATTTTTCCTGCTGATTTTTGGACACTTGAATTTCATTCTGCCTTTTGAAATTTCAATACCATCACGGCGCATACGAAAACCACATGGACAGATTGGTACACCATCCTTATCAATGGTAAAGTCGTTTTTATAGACAGGTGGTCTGCCACCTTTGCCGTTAAGATCGATAAAAGGCGTGATATTTTCACGCTGAAAGTATTGATAATAAGGCATGGCATCATGGGCAGAATCTAATAGTACCTTTGAGATTTTATAGTCTGGCAGGAATGATTTCATTCTGAAAAAAGCATGTAAAAATCCATGTGAATCATGCTTGGAGGCACAGGAATAGTGAGGAAATACAGGCAAGTCGCTTTCAGCGTCGACAAGCATGTATAAGTCATACCCATGATAAAAACAATCACGAGATGAATCCCATCCGATATCGCAGTCGGGCTGGGAAAAGTAACGGTCACATTTGCAGTCAGTAATACCGTTTTCTTTGCATTTGCAGACACGATGCTTACGTTCTCTGTGTGAAGTGACAACAGGAGTTCCATCTCCGGCAAGTGCTAAAGCATTTTTATGAATAAGTCCTTTATCGACAGAACTATCAAGGAATTCTTTTTTATAGATTTTAAACAGAGAAGCATAAGGCTGATCATCCAGATGAAACTCCGTGTTTTCTAACTCGGGAAGGAGTTCAGCAACGGTAACTTTTTCTACAGAATCCGCTTTTGTTCCTTTAGATTTAGGTTTTTTAACCTTTGTCTTAAGGGGATGGATATGAGAAGACATATGACTATCATCGGAGTCCCACAGACAACGGTTAATGAAATCATAAAAAGTTCCAACACCAGGAGTGTTGCTTACTTCAAATCCGCTAAGAATGGCATAAAGAGGATTGATTTTAAGCTGAGCAGCCCATTCTGTTAAGGAAGTAACTTTAAAATCGATGGATAAAAGATAGGAACGCTGCATGCAGGATGGAGTTCTTGGAGCAGGTCCGAATTTGGAATATTTATCAGCCAGAATAACATCGGTTTCAGATAAATCAAGGTTCCAGAAACGTTCAATGATATCCCAAGTTGAACGAGCAAGAACATCAGGGTTAGGATAATATTTACGAAGATTAGTAACAACAAAGTTTTGGTAGTCAGTATGACTGCCACAGTTAACAGGTAACATAAAAATCGCCTCCATATCGAAAAATGATTGCCGCCGCAAACGACGGTTCTTATTAATCAATAGGCGCGAAGCGCCGCATTTTTTGATGCGATTGTCAAGTGTTTTTGACAAAAAAGTGGGGGATTTTATAAAAAAAGGAATCTGAAAGCCTTATATTTACTGGCTTAAAGATTCCGAGAGATTATCATAACCAAACGGAGGATTGCAATGATAGAGTTGAAAAAGATTTATGAGGAAATTCAGGAAAAAATAGATAGATTAGATTTTGATTTATTATGGCCGGGATTTCATAAGAAGGAATTTGCTCTCTATAATGATGAAATTGTGGTTTTAAATGGAAAAGAATTTCCAAAAACGGAAGAATTTCTCGCCAATACTGCAATTATGTATGAGGGAAGATATATTGCAATCTGGTATTTAAAGGGAGCGATAGACATTACAATTTTGACCAGTAAAATTGTTCATGAAATGTTTCATGCGTACCAGTTGGAACAAAATGAACTGCGGTTTGCAGATGAAATAGAAGGATTAATGCATTATCGATATACACCGGAATATTTGCAGATACGGTATCGGGAGAATGTTCTTTTAAAAGAGTTGGGAGAACAATTTCAGGAAGAAAAGATGCAGGAGTTTTTAAGTTCCCGTAAGATGAGAAAAAGCCAGTTTCCATATGAATATCAGTATGAAACCGAGGTTGAAGCAATTGAAGGGGCGGCAGAATATGTAGAGTTACAGGTATTAAAAGTATTAGATGAGAAAAAATATCAAAAACGCTATATACATCTGATGGAAAATATGTTAAAAAAAGAGAAGCTGATACCTGCACGGGCGATTAGTTATGATACAGGTGCATTGTTTTTGCTGTTGTGTAAAGAAAATGGACTTCCGATTTCTAATGAGATAGGAAATACAACTGAAATTTTTTATGCAAAGTTAATTGAACAGGCAGAAGAGAAACGATTTTCAGGGGAAATAGATTATGATATTCAGAAAATGTGTCAGGAAAGGGAACAGGAACTGGAAAGAAAGGTATCGCATATCATATCTACAAGTCCTGAGGTCATAAGAGGAAAAATGGAGTTATGTGGATTTAATGCATATGCACCATGGTTTTATCAAGGGTACATTTATTCTGAAGGATTTTTGTCCTATAAAGACCGGGAACAAAAGAATTGTTATGGGAATTTCTTGTTTAAGTTTGAAAATAATTACATTACAGAGATATATCGAGAAGTATAAAGATAGAATGTAAAAAGGAAAGGTGGGAAGAGATGGCTGATGTTAAAGTAGAAGGATTGCAAAAAAATATTTATGATACCTTAAAGGAATGGGAAATCAAAATCGGTTACCGCAAGGAAGAGGTGCAGTTATATTATCCAAAAGAGTCTCTTTTGGAACTTTTAGAGGCAGAGGAAGAGAATCTGGAACAACAATTAGAAGGGTTCTGTAAGGCAGTAAAAAGAGAATTGGGCGATATTGCAATATATGAAACCAATGAAAAGGGGCGATATTGTGTCAGAGTTCCGGCACAAGGTGTTTCTTATATTCATGAACATATTCCGGAAAGTGAGTTTTTAAAAGCATTTTTAAAAACAGTAACAACTCCCGGTACCAAACTAGAGGATGTTGCTACTGTTTTTTATCAGTTTTCAAAACATGTTGTCATAGAAAAACAGGAAGAGCGGGAGTGGGGCATTTTCTTTTTAGAGGAAGAAATCGACCCTTATGTGTATTATGTGGAAGAGGATGATTTTGGCTTAGAGTATCATCGTTTCACAAAAGAAGCATATCAGAGGTTGAACCTAAAGAGATTATGAATATGATATTCTTTGTTATTCTTGTATTTTTATGTGAAATCTGATATTGTATATGAGTGAAGTAAAGAAGATGAATGAAAGAGTGAATATAATTTTGCCAGCACAAAAAGTATTCTTGTTTGAAAGAAAGGAAGATATAAGTTATGGCAGAAGAAACGAAATTGATTCTTGATGAAATTGGAGAATTGAAAACAGAAGTTAAATCTATTCAATTAACCTTGGAGAATGAGACAAATCGTAACATTAAGATTATTGCAGAGGGACATTTGGACTTGAGTAGAAAATTGGATGAAGCGTTAATGGTGGATAATGAGAAAGAAATGCTTTTAATCCGGGTAAACGTGTTAGAAAATGAAGTGAGAAAATTGAAAGAACGCATTGAGCGAATTGCATAAACTATGATTGCAAAAGACCGTTTGTCCAGCGTGGCAAACGGTCTTTGTTTATAAAATATGCAGTTTTATGATTTTTTCTTTTCGTATATGTGTCTTGCTAAATATACGAAAGGAGTATCTGCTACACTGGTTACTACGAAAATAATATAACTGGAAACCATAATGGAAATTAGGGTTTCGACTCCGTAAACACCTAAAAATGCTCCAAGGGTAAAAAGTACAGTGTTCATCAACTGAGAAATCAGAGTAGAGCCGTTGTTACGAATCCATAGGAATTTCTTGCTGTCTCCAAATTTTTTTGTAGTAAAGGCCCACCACTTATGGTATGCCCATACGTCGAACAATTGCACAATAACATAGACAATGATACCAACCAGCATCAGGCGTGGCGTATTAGAAAAAATAGTGCGGATGCTTGGCATTGCCCAATCATTTGCATTTGGTGTATAGAGAAGCCAGGAAGAACTGATAGGAATAAAAATCACTGAGGTTGCAATTCCAAGATAAACAGCTTTTTTTGCAGTTTTCTTTCCGTAAATTTCGCTGGAAATATCTGTTACCAGAAAAGTGGAAGCAAATAGAATATTTCCCAATGTCATTTCCATGCCAAAGGCATTTACAACAATTAGTGCTTCAATATTGGCAGCGATTGTGGCAATAATTGTCCAGAGATAAAGTCCTTGTTCCTGAAAAATATAAAAAGCAACAAGAACAGCAGAAAAAGTGAATATAAGTGATAAAATCAATAAAAGTTCGTTTGGCATTATTTGTTTCCTCCTACTCCAAAGTCTGTGTTTTCCATGAGAATATCTACTCGTGGATTGTCAATATAGCGTGGATAGAGATGCTCACGAAATAGAGCAATTACTCTTGGGTCCGGTTTGATTGGCATACGGTTTTCTACCATAATATTCACACATACCCGTTCAAAATGTTTTAGTCCTGTTTCGATGTCATGTTCCATGCTTTCTACTGTCTGTCCCGGAATTCCTTGTAACAAACAGACTTCATCAAAATATTTTGCAATATCCTCAGGGTTATCTGTATCGATTCCTTTTACCAGATAACTTTCCCGAAAGAGAGAATCGAAGGTTTCTACACCGATTTTTAGTTTCAGAGTAATCCCTTTTTTCAAAAAACGTTCTCGGAAAGCAGGAATTGCATCACGATGCATCCAGTGACATTCAAAATGAATTTCAGTAATCCCTTTTTCCAGACAAATGCTTTCTATCATATTGATAGTATCTGCATTCAAGTCTACGAAGCTACCGGAGTTGATGACCTCAAGCTTATGATATTGTCCGGTTATCTGTAAGAGCTGTTCACGGTTCAGGGTGAAGTTGGCAGCTTCATCCGAAGACTTGTCCAGATGATAGTCACAAAAACGGCAGCGTTTCCAAACACAGCCGGAGCCTCGTAGCATCACAATTTCTCTTGGGTTTTTTTCTGTTATTATAGAATAACGGATGGGGTCAAAAGTTTCTGTCATAATAATCCTCTTTCTGTTCGTGCATAAAAAAGGACACGTCCTTCAAAAAACGTGTCCATCCATAACAAAGTAAACAGAAGGCATTTCCTTCTGCAAAATCCGTAGTTTTGTTTAGAGACAGGATGGTCACGAACTGTCTTATCTTTTTTGAGCCTCTAACTCTTCAATACGCTTTTTTAATTGCGAGATTTCGTCAGCGTATCTAGCGTTTTCATCAGCGTATCTAGCGTTTTCAGCAGCATATTCTGCGATTTCTTTTTCCAATTCGTCAATCCGGAATCGATATTTGTCATTGGGAAGCTCGATTGCGCCATCCAGTAAAGGTTTCATTTTTTTACAACCTCCTACTTTTTCTAAATCTGCACAAATATGTGCGTAGAGAAGTTCGGTTAATTCCAGTAACTGTTTCGCATCATCTACCGTAATGTTGCCGAACTGTACATTTGCTTCGATACTTCCGATTATATCATGCTTAAGTTCCTCCTGCAACAATCGGATTCTTGCTACATTTTTGTTATTTTCTTGCAAGCTGTTCTTTCCAATGGTATGATAGGAAATATGAAAAACGGATTAGAAAACCAATACATCATAAAAGATAATAAAAAGCTCCGTATGGGATATACAACGGGGAGTTGTGCTGCTGCTGCTTCAAAAGCGGCAGCCCATATGTTACTTACGGGAGAAAATATTGCATATGTAAGTTTAATGACACCCAAAGGGATTAAACTTCATTTAGAGGTTTTGGATATTAAAAAGACAACGGATAGCGTTTCTTGTGCCATAGAAAAAGATGCAGGAGATGATCCGGATGTAACAGACAAACTCTGGATATATGCCAGTGTGTCAAAAAAGGCTCAGTGCGGAATCGAAATCGTCGGTGGAAAAGGGGTAGGTGTGGTAACAAAACCAGGATTGGAACAGCCGGTAGGAACTGCAGCTATTAATAAGATACCCCGGAAGATGATTACAGAGGAGTTAGAAAATATCTGTAAAGAGTGTGGGTATCAAGGCGGACTTCTGGTAGAGATTTCCGTACCAGAGGGAGAAAAAACAGCCGAAAAGACCTTTAATCACAGACTTGGAATCATGGGCGGAATTTCTATTCTTGGAACTACAGGGATAGTAGAGCCTATGAGTGAGACAGCACTTCTTGCAAGTATACGGGTAGAGTTGAATCAGCAGATACAAATAGGGCATAGAAGCCTTGTGATTACGCCTGGAAATTATGGAAGGGAATTTTTAAGAGAAAACTTTCCCTTTGACTTGGAATCTGCAATTAAATGTAGCAATTTTGTGGGTGATACCATTGATATGGCAATAGAATTAGGAGTAGAAAATATTCTCTTTGTAGCACATATCGGTAAGTTTATCAAGGTAGCCGGAGGGATCATGAATACCCATTCCAGAAATGCAGATGCAAGAATGGAGATTTTATGTGCTAATGCAGCGGTTGCAGGTGTCGATGTTAATGTATTGCAGCAGATAATGCAGGCAGTTACCACGGAAGAAGGCTTACGTGTGTTGAAAGACCAAGGTTATCTGGAAAAGACCATGGAGCTGGTAATTGAAAAGATACAGTATTATCTGGAAAAGAGAAGTTATGGGAAATGTAATATAGCGGTGGTACTGTTTTCGAATGAGCAAGGAGAACTAGGTAGAACGGAAAATTTCGAGAAAGTAGCAGAAGAGATACAAAAAGGAAGGAAATGATAAAATGGAGATTATAATAAAAGATATGACTGAAAATGAGATAGAAGGGAAAGCTTTTGTTCATTGGAAATCGTGGCAAGAGTCATATAAGGGGCTCGTTGATGATAACTATTTGAAGGAAAAGGTTACGCTAGAAGCTTGTAAAGAAATGGCATATAAGTGGCCGGATAATCTAATTGTTGCAATGGATGGAAGTAAGACGGTAGGTTTCTGCGGATATGGTAAATCTGAGAATAGTGATTTAAAAGATTGTGGAGAAATATTTGCTTTGTATGTGCTTAAAGAGTACCAGAACCAAAAAGTAGGATATACATTAATACAAGAAGCTTTGAGGAGATTGGAAAAATTTCCGAATATCGCAGTATGGGTATTAACGGGCAATGAAAAGGCTATAAATTTTTATAAGAGAGTCGGTTTTGCATTTGATGGTGTAACTCAAAAGATTGTTTTGGGAACTCCAAACAGTGAAGAAAGAATGATTTTACACAGATAAATAATGGAAACTGTTCCTACATTAAGGAGAAATTATGACAGGAAAATTATACGGAATTGGAGTAGGACCGGGAGATCCGGAACTCCTTACGCTAAAGGCAGTACGCCTCATAAAGGAATGTGATGTAATTGCAGTTCCGGGAAAACAAAAAGAAGAAACAGTGGCATACAAAATTGTAAAGCAGGCAGTACCGGAAATCGCAGAAAAGGAATGCTTAGAAGTCGATATGCCAATGACAAAGGATAAGGAAAAACTGGCACAGAGCCATAAAGCAGCTTTTGAAAAGGTATCACAGGTGTTGGATGCAGGAAAGAACATTGCATTTTTAACATTGGGCGATCCTTGTGTATATTCTACCTATATTTATATACATCAGAGAATCCAACAGGCAGGATATGAAACAGAAATTGTCAGTGGAATTCCATCTTTCTGTGCTGTATCAGCAAGGCTGAATCAGGGGCTTGTGGAGCGTAGTGAGATGCTTCATGTGATTCCATCTTCCTATGGAATCGAAGAAGGAATGAAGTTATCTGGAACCCGTGTATTGATGAAAGCGGGAAAAAAGATGGGACAGGTGAAGGAACAGTTGAAAAAAATGAATGTTCAGGCATCTATGATAGAAAACTGTGGCATGGAAAATGAAAAAATCTATCACAGTATAGAAGAAATACCGGAAGAAGCAGGCTATTATTCATTGATTATCGTAAAGGAGCAGTAGAAATGGTTTATTTTGTAGGAGCAGGAAGCGGTGCTCCGGATTTAATTACAGTGCGGGGACAAAAGCTGTTACAGCAGGCTGATGTAGTGATTTATGCAGGTTCTTTAGTAAATCCTGCATTGTTAGAAGAAACAAAGCCGGATTGTGAAATTTATAACAGTGCAAAAATGACCT is a window from the Roseburia sp. 499 genome containing:
- a CDS encoding pyridoxal-phosphate-dependent aminotransferase family protein, with the translated sequence MYKIMTPGPTQVKENVRMARSLECTNPDLDEEFVEFYKETCELISSLLHTKNETLILDGEGILGLEAACASLTEPGDKVLVLDNGIYGKGFADFVSMYGGKPELYTVDDKNPIDTVALEEYLKDNHDYKYATVVHCDTPSGMLNDIGSICPLLKKYGIMTVVDSVSAMFGEEVRVDDYQIDILCGGSQKAVSAPPGLTFVVVSEDAKKAMAERKTPIASFYANLKVFEGYYEAKWFPYTMPISDIYGLRAAFDNIAADKDMLERHAKIGNACRKAVTEAGLKLHLEAGFSNTVTVFDVPGETTAKEILDTMRKEHNIMLAGSFDTLAGQVIRIGHMGSNANVEDMLETLGALDDTLKKLGVSLKADMKEVFQKNM
- a CDS encoding DUF3877 family protein, whose protein sequence is MADVKVEGLQKNIYDTLKEWEIKIGYRKEEVQLYYPKESLLELLEAEEENLEQQLEGFCKAVKRELGDIAIYETNEKGRYCVRVPAQGVSYIHEHIPESEFLKAFLKTVTTPGTKLEDVATVFYQFSKHVVIEKQEEREWGIFFLEEEIDPYVYYVEEDDFGLEYHRFTKEAYQRLNLKRL
- a CDS encoding queuosine precursor transporter, whose amino-acid sequence is MPNELLLILSLIFTFSAVLVAFYIFQEQGLYLWTIIATIAANIEALIVVNAFGMEMTLGNILFASTFLVTDISSEIYGKKTAKKAVYLGIATSVIFIPISSSWLLYTPNANDWAMPSIRTIFSNTPRLMLVGIIVYVIVQLFDVWAYHKWWAFTTKKFGDSKKFLWIRNNGSTLISQLMNTVLFTLGAFLGVYGVETLISIMVSSYIIFVVTSVADTPFVYLARHIYEKKKS
- a CDS encoding radical SAM protein, translating into MTETFDPIRYSIITEKNPREIVMLRGSGCVWKRCRFCDYHLDKSSDEAANFTLNREQLLQITGQYHKLEVINSGSFVDLNADTINMIESICLEKGITEIHFECHWMHRDAIPAFRERFLKKGITLKLKIGVETFDSLFRESYLVKGIDTDNPEDIAKYFDEVCLLQGIPGQTVESMEHDIETGLKHFERVCVNIMVENRMPIKPDPRVIALFREHLYPRYIDNPRVDILMENTDFGVGGNK
- the cbiD gene encoding cobalt-precorrin-5B (C(1))-methyltransferase CbiD, encoding MKNGLENQYIIKDNKKLRMGYTTGSCAAAASKAAAHMLLTGENIAYVSLMTPKGIKLHLEVLDIKKTTDSVSCAIEKDAGDDPDVTDKLWIYASVSKKAQCGIEIVGGKGVGVVTKPGLEQPVGTAAINKIPRKMITEELENICKECGYQGGLLVEISVPEGEKTAEKTFNHRLGIMGGISILGTTGIVEPMSETALLASIRVELNQQIQIGHRSLVITPGNYGREFLRENFPFDLESAIKCSNFVGDTIDMAIELGVENILFVAHIGKFIKVAGGIMNTHSRNADARMEILCANAAVAGVDVNVLQQIMQAVTTEEGLRVLKDQGYLEKTMELVIEKIQYYLEKRSYGKCNIAVVLFSNEQGELGRTENFEKVAEEIQKGRK
- a CDS encoding GNAT family N-acetyltransferase translates to MEIIIKDMTENEIEGKAFVHWKSWQESYKGLVDDNYLKEKVTLEACKEMAYKWPDNLIVAMDGSKTVGFCGYGKSENSDLKDCGEIFALYVLKEYQNQKVGYTLIQEALRRLEKFPNIAVWVLTGNEKAINFYKRVGFAFDGVTQKIVLGTPNSEERMILHR
- the cobI gene encoding precorrin-2 C(20)-methyltransferase, which gives rise to MTGKLYGIGVGPGDPELLTLKAVRLIKECDVIAVPGKQKEETVAYKIVKQAVPEIAEKECLEVDMPMTKDKEKLAQSHKAAFEKVSQVLDAGKNIAFLTLGDPCVYSTYIYIHQRIQQAGYETEIVSGIPSFCAVSARLNQGLVERSEMLHVIPSSYGIEEGMKLSGTRVLMKAGKKMGQVKEQLKKMNVQASMIENCGMENEKIYHSIEEIPEEAGYYSLIIVKEQ